Proteins encoded together in one Oreochromis aureus strain Israel breed Guangdong linkage group 23, ZZ_aureus, whole genome shotgun sequence window:
- the LOC120436093 gene encoding NACHT, LRR and PYD domains-containing protein 3-like isoform X1: MDQREDREEGVPPSKTTLCGEHESQTKAQRNQHRPEPDPSCVSLKSDNSKGFITDFKEGRCSAVERWNQESSESPSSKSTQQHHLDSIFMLLEDNIITFVKSELKNIQMVLNPDYPECLKSQREDGEELESEAREQIRTSREAFMKITLNFLRKMKQEKLADYLQNKHAAVCQRALKFSLREKFQCVFEGTPKAGNPILLNQIYTELYITEGGITEVSREHEIRQIETASMTPDRPETTIKLVDLFKASHARKQPVRTVLTKGVAGIGKTVLTQKFTLEWAEGKANQDIQFIFPFNFRELNVLKEKRFSLVELVHHFFTETKEAGICSFEDFQAVFIFDGLDECQLPLDFHNTDVLNDPRKSTSVDVLFINLIRGKLLPSSHLWITTRPAAANQIPPECIDMVTDIRGFTDTQKEEYFRKRFRDEEQASRIIFHIKTSRSLHIMCHIPVFCWIIATVLEDVLKTRERGELPKNLTEMYIHFLVIQAKVKKVKYDGGAETDLHWSPESRTMIESLGKLAFDQLQKGNLIFYESDLTECGIDIAAASVYSGVFTQIFKEERGLYQKKVFCFLHLSVQEFLAALHVHLMFFHSGVSLLEVQEATSRFSETTKETRFYKNAVKKALKDPYGHWDLFLRFLLGLSLQTSQTLLQGLLTQTVSASQTNQTVVQYIKEKLSQNLSAEKSINLFHCLNELNDRALVKEIQWYLRSGRLSADKLSPAQWSALVFILLSSEKDLDVFDLKKYSASEKAFLRLLPVIKASNKALLNLCNLSESSCEVLSSVLTSQSCNLRELDLSSNDLQDSGLKLLSTVLESPYCKLQSLRLTSCYLTERSCEALSSVFISQSFRLRELDLSNNDLKDSGGILLSAGLKNPHCTLKSLSLSGCLIAERGCISLASALSSNPSHLGELDLSYNHPGESGMKQLSAGLKDPLWRLETLRVEPSGEQWLRPGLRKYSCQLTIDTNTVNRNLKLSDCNSKVTHVEEVQSYPDHPDRFDYWPQLLCRDGLTGRCYWEVEWKGLAYISVSYRRIERKGDSRDCTFGFNEKSWSLSCCDDGPPSVSHNKKVTFISSSSSSSSSVSNRAAVYVDCPAGTLSFYRVSSDTLIHLHTFNTTFTEPLYPGFRVWLSGSSVCLC, translated from the exons atggatcagcgtgaggacagagaggagggagtccctccctctaaaaccactctgtgtggggaacatgagagccagaccaaagctcagag gaatcAACATCGACCTGAACCTGATCCAAGCTGTGTGTCATTAAAGAGCGACAACTCCAAGGGTTTTATTACTGATTTTAAAGAAGGAAGATGTTCTGCTGTAGAGAG ATGGAACCAAGAGAGCTCAGAGTCTCCCAGTAGCAAGTCTACCCAGCAGCATCActtggactccatatttatg ttgctggaggacaacatcatcacttttgtcaAGAGTGAGCTGAAGAATATCCAGATGGTTCTCAAtccagattacccagaatgccTAAAGAGTCAGAGAGAGGATGGTGAAGAGCTGGAGAGTGAGGCTAGAGAGCAGATAAGAACCAGCAGAGAGGCATTTATGAAGATCACACTGAACTTCCTGAGGAAAATGAAGCAGGAGAAGCTGGCTGACTATCTGCAAAACA AACATGCTGCAGTTTGTCAACGTGCACTTAAATTTAGCCTGAGagagaagttccagtgtgtgtttgaaggGACTCccaaagcaggaaacccaatccttctgaatcagatctacacagagctctacatcacagagggagggattACAGAGGTCAGTCGTGAACATGAgatcagacagattgaaacagcatccatgACACCTGatagaccagaaacaacaatcaaacTAGTAGATctctttaaagcctcacatGCAAGGAAACAACCagtcagaacagtgctgacaaagggagtggctggcattgggaaaacagtcttaacacagaagttcactctggaaTGGGCTGAAggcaaagccaaccaggacatccagttcatatttccattcaatttcagagagctgaatgtgctgaaagagaaaaggttcagcttggtggaacttgttcatcacttctttactgaaactaaagaagcaggaatctgcagctttgaagacttccaggctgtgttcatctttgatggtctggatgaatgtcaacttcctctggacttccacaacaCTGATGTCCTAAATGACCCtcgaaagtccacctcagtggatgtgctgtttataaacctcatcagggggaagcTGCTTCCCTCTTctcacctctggataaccacacgacctgcagcagctaATCAGATTCCTCCTGAATGTATTGACATGGTGACAGACATCAGAGGATTCACTGacacacagaaggaggagtacttcaggaagaggtTCAGAGATGAGGAACAGGCCTCTAGGATCATCttccacatcaagacatcacgaagcctccacatcatgtgtcacatcccagtcttctgctggatcattgctacagttctggaggatgtgttGAAaaccagagagagaggagagctgcccaaaaacctgactgagatgtacatccacttcctggtcatccaggccaaagtgaagaaagtcaaatatgatggaggagctgagacagatctcCACTGGAGTCCAGAAAGCAGGACGATGATTGAGTCtttgggaaaactggcttttgatcagctgcagaaaggaaacctgatcttctatgaatcagacctgacagagtgtggcatcgatatcgcagcagcctcagtgtactcaggagtgttcacacagatctttaaggaggagagaggactgtaccagaaaaaagttttttgtttccttcatctgagtgttcaggagtttctggctgctcttcatgtccatctgatgTTCTTCCACTCTGGAGTCAGTCTTCTGGAAGTACAAGAAGCAACATCCAGGttttctgaaacaacaaaagaaacacgTTTCTACAAGAATGCTGTAAAAAAGGCTTTGAAGGATCCATATGGACACTGGGatttgttcctccgcttcctcctgggtctttcactgcaaaCCAGTCAGACTCTCCTACAAggcctgctgacacagacagtaaGTGCctcacagaccaatcagacaGTAGTCCAATACATCAAGGAGAAGCTCAGTcaaaatctgtctgcagagaaaagcattaacctgttccactgtctgaatgaactgaatgatcgcgCTCTAGTCAAGGAGATCCAATGGTACCTGAGATCAGGACGTCTCTCtgcagataaactgtctcctgctcagtggtcagctctggtcttcatcttactctcatcagaaaaagatttggatgtgtttgacctgaagaaatactctgcttcagagaaGGCttttctgaggctgctgccagtgatcaaagcctccaacaaagctct actgaatctctgtaacctctcagagagcAGCTGTGAAGTCTTGTCCTCAGTTCTCACCTCACAATCCTGCAATCTGAGAGAACTGGACCTGAGCAGCaatgacctgcaggattcaggattGAAGCTTCTATCTACAGTACTAGAAAGTCCATATTGTAAGCTGCAAAGTCTCAG attgaCTTCCTGTTACTtaacagagagaagctgtgaagctctgtcctcagttttCATCTCCCAGTCTTTtcgtctgagagagctggacctcaGTAACAATGACCTGAAAGATTCCGGTGGAATTCTACTGTCTGCTGGATTGAAAAATCCACACTGTACACTGAAAAGTCTCAG TCTTTCAGGCTGTCTTATTGCAGAGAGAGGCTGCATTTCTCTGGCTTCAGccctgagctccaacccctcccatctgggAGAGCttgacctgagctacaatcatccaggagaatCAGGAATGAAGCAGCTTtcagctggactgaaggatccactCTGGAGACTGGAAACACTCAG GGTGGAGCCTTCAGGAGAAcaatggttgagaccaggtctgaggaagt attcctgtcaactcacaatcgacacaaacacagtaaacaGAAACCTCAAACTGTCCGACTGCAACAGtaaggtgacacatgtggaggaggttcagtcatatcctgatcatccagacagatttgattacTGGCCTCAGCTGCTTTGCAgagatggtctgactggtcgctgttactgggaggtcgagtggaaaGGACTGGCTTacatatcagtgagttacagaagaatcgAAAGGAAAGGAGATAGTAGAGACTGTACCTTTGGATTTAATGAAAagtcctggagtctgagctGCTGTGATGACGGCCCTCCTTCTGTCAGTCACAATAAGAAAGTAACAtttatctcctcctcctcctcctcctcctcctctgtctctaacagagcagcagtgtatgtggactg
- the LOC120436093 gene encoding NLR family CARD domain-containing protein 3-like isoform X2, translating into MDQREDREEGVPPSKTTLCGEHESQTKAQRNQHRPEPDPSCVSLKSDNSKGFITDFKEGRCSAVERWNQESSESPSSKSTQQHHLDSIFMLLEDNIITFVKSELKNIQMVLNPDYPECLKSQREDGEELESEAREQIRTSREAFMKITLNFLRKMKQEKLADYLQNKHAAVCQRALKFSLREKFQCVFEGTPKAGNPILLNQIYTELYITEGGITEVSREHEIRQIETASMTPDRPETTIKLVDLFKASHARKQPVRTVLTKGVAGIGKTVLTQKFTLEWAEGKANQDIQFIFPFNFRELNVLKEKRFSLVELVHHFFTETKEAGICSFEDFQAVFIFDGLDECQLPLDFHNTDVLNDPRKSTSVDVLFINLIRGKLLPSSHLWITTRPAAANQIPPECIDMVTDIRGFTDTQKEEYFRKRFRDEEQASRIIFHIKTSRSLHIMCHIPVFCWIIATVLEDVLKTRERGELPKNLTEMYIHFLVIQAKVKKVKYDGGAETDLHWSPESRTMIESLGKLAFDQLQKGNLIFYESDLTECGIDIAAASVYSGVFTQIFKEERGLYQKKVFCFLHLSVQEFLAALHVHLMFFHSGVSLLEVQEATSRFSETTKETRFYKNAVKKALKDPYGHWDLFLRFLLGLSLQTSQTLLQGLLTQTVSASQTNQTVVQYIKEKLSQNLSAEKSINLFHCLNELNDRALVKEIQWYLRSGRLSADKLSPAQWSALVFILLSSEKDLDVFDLKKYSASEKAFLRLLPVIKASNKALLNLCNLSESSCEVLSSVLTSQSCNLRELDLSSNDLQDSGLKLLSTVLESPYCKLQSLREKL; encoded by the exons atggatcagcgtgaggacagagaggagggagtccctccctctaaaaccactctgtgtggggaacatgagagccagaccaaagctcagag gaatcAACATCGACCTGAACCTGATCCAAGCTGTGTGTCATTAAAGAGCGACAACTCCAAGGGTTTTATTACTGATTTTAAAGAAGGAAGATGTTCTGCTGTAGAGAG ATGGAACCAAGAGAGCTCAGAGTCTCCCAGTAGCAAGTCTACCCAGCAGCATCActtggactccatatttatg ttgctggaggacaacatcatcacttttgtcaAGAGTGAGCTGAAGAATATCCAGATGGTTCTCAAtccagattacccagaatgccTAAAGAGTCAGAGAGAGGATGGTGAAGAGCTGGAGAGTGAGGCTAGAGAGCAGATAAGAACCAGCAGAGAGGCATTTATGAAGATCACACTGAACTTCCTGAGGAAAATGAAGCAGGAGAAGCTGGCTGACTATCTGCAAAACA AACATGCTGCAGTTTGTCAACGTGCACTTAAATTTAGCCTGAGagagaagttccagtgtgtgtttgaaggGACTCccaaagcaggaaacccaatccttctgaatcagatctacacagagctctacatcacagagggagggattACAGAGGTCAGTCGTGAACATGAgatcagacagattgaaacagcatccatgACACCTGatagaccagaaacaacaatcaaacTAGTAGATctctttaaagcctcacatGCAAGGAAACAACCagtcagaacagtgctgacaaagggagtggctggcattgggaaaacagtcttaacacagaagttcactctggaaTGGGCTGAAggcaaagccaaccaggacatccagttcatatttccattcaatttcagagagctgaatgtgctgaaagagaaaaggttcagcttggtggaacttgttcatcacttctttactgaaactaaagaagcaggaatctgcagctttgaagacttccaggctgtgttcatctttgatggtctggatgaatgtcaacttcctctggacttccacaacaCTGATGTCCTAAATGACCCtcgaaagtccacctcagtggatgtgctgtttataaacctcatcagggggaagcTGCTTCCCTCTTctcacctctggataaccacacgacctgcagcagctaATCAGATTCCTCCTGAATGTATTGACATGGTGACAGACATCAGAGGATTCACTGacacacagaaggaggagtacttcaggaagaggtTCAGAGATGAGGAACAGGCCTCTAGGATCATCttccacatcaagacatcacgaagcctccacatcatgtgtcacatcccagtcttctgctggatcattgctacagttctggaggatgtgttGAAaaccagagagagaggagagctgcccaaaaacctgactgagatgtacatccacttcctggtcatccaggccaaagtgaagaaagtcaaatatgatggaggagctgagacagatctcCACTGGAGTCCAGAAAGCAGGACGATGATTGAGTCtttgggaaaactggcttttgatcagctgcagaaaggaaacctgatcttctatgaatcagacctgacagagtgtggcatcgatatcgcagcagcctcagtgtactcaggagtgttcacacagatctttaaggaggagagaggactgtaccagaaaaaagttttttgtttccttcatctgagtgttcaggagtttctggctgctcttcatgtccatctgatgTTCTTCCACTCTGGAGTCAGTCTTCTGGAAGTACAAGAAGCAACATCCAGGttttctgaaacaacaaaagaaacacgTTTCTACAAGAATGCTGTAAAAAAGGCTTTGAAGGATCCATATGGACACTGGGatttgttcctccgcttcctcctgggtctttcactgcaaaCCAGTCAGACTCTCCTACAAggcctgctgacacagacagtaaGTGCctcacagaccaatcagacaGTAGTCCAATACATCAAGGAGAAGCTCAGTcaaaatctgtctgcagagaaaagcattaacctgttccactgtctgaatgaactgaatgatcgcgCTCTAGTCAAGGAGATCCAATGGTACCTGAGATCAGGACGTCTCTCtgcagataaactgtctcctgctcagtggtcagctctggtcttcatcttactctcatcagaaaaagatttggatgtgtttgacctgaagaaatactctgcttcagagaaGGCttttctgaggctgctgccagtgatcaaagcctccaacaaagctct actgaatctctgtaacctctcagagagcAGCTGTGAAGTCTTGTCCTCAGTTCTCACCTCACAATCCTGCAATCTGAGAGAACTGGACCTGAGCAGCaatgacctgcaggattcaggattGAAGCTTCTATCTACAGTACTAGAAAGTCCATATTGTAAGCTGCAAAGTCTCAG agagaagctgtga